The following is a genomic window from Clostridium fungisolvens.
GTATTTATGGTTGTACTCTTGCCAGCTCCATTTGGTCCAAGGAAAGCAAATATTGATCCTTCTGCTACTTCGAAGGAGATATTATCTACTGCTTTAAAATCACCATATTGTTTAGTGAAATTTTTTACTTCTATTATATTACTCATATTTATAGCCTCCTGATTAAGTTTTGTTCATGAGGATATATTAAATCTTAATTTTAAACTTATACTAAAGCATTTTTAAAGATTTTATAAAGAATTTTAAAATCTTCTTAAAATATGGCGCAGTACAATAAAAAGCTATTATTATTTAAGCTTTGCAAGTATAATCTTAGTGAATACTTAAGTGTAAAATACATTCTACTAATAAAGAAGTAAGAGATCTAAATTAGTTTTATGTTTAAATTAACTTTATAAAATCTTTATAATTAGTTTAAAGTATTTTTAATAATAACTTTTACAATGATTTTATAAAATAAAAATTAGCAGGTGAGTATAATGAAAAATAATAGACGGTTTAAGAATACAATCTACAGAATAAGTAAACGGATTATAGCACACAAAGAAATGCATGAGAAGCAGCATCAGTTACATATGGAATACCAAAAAAGGATTCATGATATGAATAATTTTTATAGGCATAGTAATGAATTTCAAAGGTATAGAAATCATATAAGATACACAAGGCCTTTTATAGTAGTTTTTAACTTAATCATATGGTTTTTAATATTTCGTTTTTTAGGAATTAAGACCTTAAGTGTCATATTTGCATTACTAGTTAGTATTGGAGGAGTAGTTGAGTTTTTCTTTCTTGCTAACTTGGAAAAGAGAATATTTAAACCAATAAATCAGCTTAAAGGCGGAGTAGAAGAAGTAGCTAAAGGCAATTACGATATAAAGGTTGATTGTGAGATTGAAAACGAGATTGGCGTTTTAGTAAAATCATTTAATGAAATGGTTAATAAGTTAAAAGAAGGTGAAGTGCTAAAACAACAATATGAAGAGAATAGGAAATCTCTCATTGCAAATATTTCTCATGATTTAAAAACTCCAATTACATCAATTCAAGGTTATATTGAAACTATGGCTGATAGAAATGATATTCCGTTAGAAACAGTAAATAAGTATCATCAGATTATATATAATAATGCAGCCTATATGAATAAACTTATAGATGATTTGTTTCTATTTTCAAAATTAGATATGCAAAAACTGGAGTTTGATTTTCAAGAAATAAGTATTAAAGATTTTATGGCAGATTTGATGGAAGAGTTTAATTTTGAACTTGAAGATAGGTCAATAGCCTTTGATTATATAGATATGTTAACAAGGAAACTAAAAGTGAAGATAGACTTAAAAAGAATTCACCAAGTGTTCAAAAATATAATCGGAAACGCTATTAAATATGGCAATGAAAAAGATATACAAATAAATGTAAAGTTATACGAGAGTGGAAATTTTATACAAATTGATATTATGGATAATGGCCCAGGTATACCGGAAGATAAATTACCGTATATCTTTGATAGGTTTTATAGAATAGATTATGCTAGAACAAAAAACTTGATGAGTACGGGGCTGGGACTTGCAATTTCTAAAGAGCTGGTTGAAGCACATGGCGGAAAAATTAAAGTAAGCAGTAGACAAGATGAAGGAACCTGCTTCACTATAATACTTCCTGCAAAAGAACATATGAAGGGAGAATAAAGTTATGAAGATTTTAATTATAGAAGATGATTTAAATATTGCAGAGATGGAAAGAGATTTTTTACAATTAAATGGATATAGCACTGAAATTGTTCAGGATGGAACAGAAGGGTTAAAGATGGCTTTAACAGGACATTATGAAGTTGTTATAGTTGATTTGATGCTTCCTGGTAAGAGTGGATATGAGATAACTAAAGAGATAAGAAAAAGTCTCGAAATCCCTATTATAGTAGTTTCTGCTAGAACTGAAGATATTGATAAGATACGAGTTTTAGACTTTGGAGCAGATGATTATATGACTAAACCATTTAGTCCAGCAGAATTGACAGCTAGAATTAAATCTCATATAAATAGATATAATAGGCTTAAAGGGAACATGGAAGCTAAGGAAATTATAATTAGAGGTGGTCTTGAAATAAATACTTCATCTCATAGGGTTTCTGTATATAGCAAGGAAATTCAGCTTACGTCAAAAGAATATTCAATATTGTTATTGCTTGCGTCTAACCCTAATATCGTTTTTACTAAAGAACATATCTTTGATAAAATTTGGGGAGATGAGTTTTTTGGAGATACAGCAACAGTACCTGTTCATATTCAGAAGATAAGAAAAAAGATCGAAAAGGATCCATCTAATCCAGAATTTATTGAAACTTTATGGGGAACCGGTTATAGATTTAAACAAAGCAAGTAGAAACAAACTGAAATAATAAAGATTATTTACATAGATATTAAAGATAGAAGATGAGGAAAAGATGAAATTTGATTTTAGAATACCAAAAGAAGAAGATTCATTACAAATAGCAACTTGGAAATATGAGGATGAGTATTCTTTCTATAGCAATGATAAAACAAAGGAAAAGCAAGAATGGGCATTAAATATTCATACTGAAGAAGATGCTTTCACAATTTTTGATGAAAGTAATAAACTTGTTGGACATTGTAGTTTTGATGATGAAGAAGGTGAAATAATTCTGGGACTGCAAATGGAACCAGGTTTTACAGGCCAAGGCAACGGCTATGAATTTGTTAAAGCAATTTTAGATTTTGGAAAAAAGAAATATGGCTATGATAAAATTTCACTTTATGTTGCTAAGTTTAACAAAAGAGCAATTAGAGTTTATGGAAAACTTGGATTTCATAAAATAGATGATTTTACATGGGAAAT
Proteins encoded in this region:
- a CDS encoding sensor histidine kinase, which gives rise to MKNNRRFKNTIYRISKRIIAHKEMHEKQHQLHMEYQKRIHDMNNFYRHSNEFQRYRNHIRYTRPFIVVFNLIIWFLIFRFLGIKTLSVIFALLVSIGGVVEFFFLANLEKRIFKPINQLKGGVEEVAKGNYDIKVDCEIENEIGVLVKSFNEMVNKLKEGEVLKQQYEENRKSLIANISHDLKTPITSIQGYIETMADRNDIPLETVNKYHQIIYNNAAYMNKLIDDLFLFSKLDMQKLEFDFQEISIKDFMADLMEEFNFELEDRSIAFDYIDMLTRKLKVKIDLKRIHQVFKNIIGNAIKYGNEKDIQINVKLYESGNFIQIDIMDNGPGIPEDKLPYIFDRFYRIDYARTKNLMSTGLGLAISKELVEAHGGKIKVSSRQDEGTCFTIILPAKEHMKGE
- a CDS encoding response regulator transcription factor, which encodes MKILIIEDDLNIAEMERDFLQLNGYSTEIVQDGTEGLKMALTGHYEVVIVDLMLPGKSGYEITKEIRKSLEIPIIVVSARTEDIDKIRVLDFGADDYMTKPFSPAELTARIKSHINRYNRLKGNMEAKEIIIRGGLEINTSSHRVSVYSKEIQLTSKEYSILLLLASNPNIVFTKEHIFDKIWGDEFFGDTATVPVHIQKIRKKIEKDPSNPEFIETLWGTGYRFKQSK
- a CDS encoding GNAT family N-acetyltransferase; translated protein: MKFDFRIPKEEDSLQIATWKYEDEYSFYSNDKTKEKQEWALNIHTEEDAFTIFDESNKLVGHCSFDDEEGEIILGLQMEPGFTGQGNGYEFVKAILDFGKKKYGYDKISLYVAKFNKRAIRVYGKLGFHKIDDFTWEIYNEKVEFFVMEKCY